The Stratiformator vulcanicus genome has a segment encoding these proteins:
- the cas3 gene encoding CRISPR-associated helicase Cas3', producing the protein MSVSQSQFWAKLGRDGVYPDDAHPVICHCIDVGGCAQVLWDEGLSEGVKRHWSECVGLDETTTGRWTAFFSAVHDVGKVSPDFQYGRAPEPQKNAIRRSLGLSEMSGSRPHAEISGRALLPWLVETLKWLEPKARRVSQVVAGHHGIVPSHVDVKSSARDWHASRVELLDELARFFKVAELNRPQPRDGAWWLFLAGLISVADWLGSQKLQFPPAGIQVDLQAYVAGSQERCRSAVEATGWLNRDGGRADVVGLTDLFPFISEPRPLQTFVAEIATELADRPSLTIIEAPMGEGKTEAALFLADVFQHAAGRRGFYVALPTQATSNGMLPRIENFLAERYPRQSIDLQLIHGGASLSEAFEEMVRRSEDRALFNPVYGDDEEADESRGAVVAEAWFASDKRQALLAPFGVGTVDQAMLAVLQTKFHFVRLLGLSGRTVILDEVHAYDAYMSTIQSRLLRWLRSLGSPVVLLSATLPAGRRRELIAAWQGRNVDDVTIPDEAYPRVTSVTDAKSEPRAHHFAWNKALERTVRLGEVSASGLAEQLGKALSGGGCAAVICNTVGSAQRLFDDLCAAGFSPIDLPDDWSRNDPIPEGDLLLFHARFPFGRRQQIEEAVLRKFGKGEAIKTGTGSVQFEGTRPRCVLVATQVIEQSLDLDFDLMISEWAPVDLLLQRAGRLHRHFRTPRPEQVQTPRLLLVEPTELSASGVPSFGSFEDDGNGKGVYARHVLLRTWLVLKERSQIALPVDIEPLVEAVYADDWGEVPQEWGAVLRESREALEEQRSESCANAAGGLIMAPDYTRLLKQRSLGLDEDDPTTHDSLRARTREIDATVSIVLLQEIAGAVALIADHKAIDLELRPSLAQVKALLKSSVSLSQNHWCGHFSRQPVPSGWEKSGALRYHRPCILSDGGQYQNGRFALRYDRLRGVLMERTKNV; encoded by the coding sequence TTGAGCGTCTCACAGTCTCAGTTTTGGGCGAAGTTGGGCAGAGACGGTGTCTATCCGGACGATGCTCACCCGGTGATTTGCCACTGCATCGACGTGGGTGGCTGCGCGCAAGTGTTGTGGGATGAGGGGCTTTCCGAGGGGGTCAAGCGGCACTGGTCGGAATGCGTCGGCCTTGACGAAACGACGACAGGTCGGTGGACGGCTTTCTTCTCAGCCGTTCACGATGTGGGAAAAGTCTCTCCCGACTTTCAGTACGGCCGAGCCCCTGAGCCGCAGAAGAACGCTATTCGCCGATCATTGGGCCTCTCCGAAATGAGCGGAAGTAGGCCGCACGCGGAAATTAGCGGGCGGGCCCTGCTTCCCTGGCTCGTGGAAACACTGAAGTGGCTGGAACCGAAAGCACGGAGGGTTTCCCAAGTCGTAGCCGGTCATCACGGGATCGTACCGAGTCATGTCGACGTAAAATCATCCGCCCGCGATTGGCACGCGAGCCGAGTCGAGTTGCTCGATGAACTTGCTCGGTTCTTCAAGGTCGCCGAGTTGAATCGGCCACAGCCTCGTGACGGAGCGTGGTGGCTGTTCCTGGCCGGGCTAATTTCTGTGGCGGATTGGCTCGGTTCGCAGAAGCTTCAATTTCCGCCGGCGGGCATTCAGGTCGACTTGCAAGCCTACGTTGCGGGCAGTCAGGAAAGGTGCCGGTCCGCAGTTGAAGCGACGGGCTGGCTCAATCGAGATGGCGGACGCGCGGATGTGGTGGGCCTGACTGACTTGTTTCCGTTTATTTCAGAACCGCGACCATTGCAGACATTCGTCGCCGAGATTGCGACTGAACTCGCCGATCGGCCGTCGCTGACGATCATCGAGGCCCCGATGGGCGAAGGAAAGACGGAGGCCGCACTCTTCCTGGCAGACGTCTTTCAACATGCTGCCGGCAGGCGTGGATTTTATGTCGCATTGCCGACTCAGGCGACTAGCAACGGCATGTTGCCGCGGATCGAGAATTTTCTTGCGGAGCGTTATCCCCGCCAGTCGATCGACCTTCAATTGATTCACGGCGGCGCTTCGTTGAGTGAAGCATTCGAAGAGATGGTGCGGCGATCGGAGGATCGCGCGCTGTTCAATCCAGTCTACGGGGATGACGAGGAAGCCGATGAATCTCGCGGAGCGGTCGTCGCAGAAGCATGGTTCGCGTCGGACAAGCGGCAGGCGTTACTCGCCCCGTTCGGCGTCGGGACCGTCGATCAGGCGATGTTGGCGGTTCTGCAGACGAAGTTTCATTTCGTCCGGCTGCTGGGCTTGAGTGGGCGGACGGTGATCCTCGACGAGGTGCATGCCTACGACGCCTATATGTCGACGATCCAGTCACGACTGCTGAGATGGCTTCGGAGCTTAGGCAGTCCGGTGGTGTTGCTCTCGGCGACATTGCCCGCGGGTCGGAGGCGGGAATTGATTGCGGCGTGGCAAGGCCGGAACGTAGACGACGTGACTATTCCCGATGAGGCGTATCCGCGGGTGACCTCAGTGACCGATGCGAAGAGCGAGCCTCGGGCTCATCACTTCGCTTGGAACAAGGCACTCGAACGCACTGTCAGGCTCGGTGAGGTTTCCGCCTCGGGTCTCGCGGAACAATTGGGGAAAGCATTGTCCGGTGGCGGATGTGCGGCGGTGATTTGCAATACCGTGGGGTCCGCACAGAGGTTATTTGATGATCTGTGCGCTGCCGGTTTCAGTCCGATCGATCTGCCGGACGACTGGTCGAGGAACGATCCGATTCCCGAGGGTGACCTGTTGCTGTTTCACGCCCGCTTTCCGTTTGGTCGCAGACAGCAGATTGAAGAGGCCGTGCTGCGAAAGTTCGGTAAAGGCGAGGCGATAAAGACGGGCACGGGGTCAGTCCAATTTGAAGGGACCCGGCCGCGCTGCGTGCTCGTCGCGACACAGGTGATCGAGCAGAGTCTCGACCTTGACTTCGATCTGATGATTTCGGAATGGGCTCCGGTTGACCTTTTGTTGCAGCGGGCAGGCCGCCTGCACCGACACTTCCGAACGCCCCGGCCGGAGCAAGTACAGACGCCTCGCCTGCTGTTGGTCGAGCCGACTGAATTAAGCGCGTCGGGTGTACCGAGTTTCGGCAGCTTCGAGGACGACGGTAATGGCAAGGGGGTCTACGCCCGCCACGTCTTGCTGAGGACATGGCTAGTATTAAAGGAGCGGTCGCAGATCGCATTGCCGGTCGACATCGAGCCGCTAGTGGAGGCGGTTTATGCAGACGACTGGGGCGAGGTGCCGCAGGAGTGGGGGGCGGTGTTGCGGGAGAGTCGCGAGGCGCTCGAGGAACAACGCAGCGAGAGCTGCGCGAATGCGGCGGGCGGCTTGATCATGGCCCCAGACTACACTCGGCTCTTGAAACAGCGATCGCTCGGACTCGACGAGGACGATCCTACGACCCACGATTCACTGCGGGCCAGAACGCGGGAGATCGACGCGACGGTGTCGATCGTGCTTCTCCAAGAGATCGCAGGAGCAGTCGCTCTGATCGCGGATCACAAGGCGATTGATCTCGAATTGCGTCCGTCGCTCGCACAAGTGAAAGCGTTACTGAAAAGTTCAGTCTCTCTCAGCCAAAATCATTGGTGCGGCCACTTCTCACGGCAGCCCGTTCCATCAGGGTGGGAGAAAAGTGGTGCCCTACGCTACCACCGCCCCTGCATTCTGAGCGATGGGGGCCAATACCAGAATGGTCGATTCGCACTGCGGTATGACCGGCTGCGCGGGGTGCTGATGGAAAGGACGAAGAATGTCTGA
- a CDS encoding helix-turn-helix transcriptional regulator: MPRRDAHDMTQIARQLLIVRLASSRRRGLTVNDLVDETGASEKTIRRDISALQQSGFPLEEIEEAYGRKRWRMAADEGLANVRLDASELLSIYVAVKKMESFAGTPLWEGVESAIRKIRSTVGESLIRYLDKVERAVGVSQTRSSDYSGHGPILDDLMMATEERRTTHITYQSQRSTEPLTYDVWPYHLKEFRGSFYLIAQSHQHDEIRTFKVDRISNVHVDNFPFPEPKSFDPERFFKNSFGIFSSDGPPITVRIRFESAVRRFVEEHQWGSCRRLEPQHDGSLLGVFVVTDLEEIESFVMSFGGQAIVLEPDELKSTVRTAAIRMAKAHSGEDDAAASISSSQALARSET, encoded by the coding sequence ATGCCACGCCGTGACGCCCACGACATGACGCAAATTGCGAGGCAACTCCTGATTGTTCGCCTGGCTTCGTCCCGTCGACGAGGGCTGACGGTCAACGATTTGGTGGACGAGACCGGGGCCAGCGAAAAAACCATCCGGCGAGACATTTCAGCTCTACAACAATCAGGTTTCCCGTTGGAAGAGATCGAAGAGGCCTACGGTCGAAAACGGTGGCGAATGGCCGCCGATGAGGGGCTTGCGAACGTGCGGCTCGACGCTTCGGAGCTGCTGTCCATTTACGTCGCCGTGAAGAAAATGGAGTCTTTTGCAGGGACGCCGCTGTGGGAGGGCGTTGAGTCGGCGATCCGTAAAATTCGTTCGACAGTTGGCGAATCGTTGATCCGCTACCTTGATAAGGTCGAGAGAGCGGTCGGTGTCTCGCAGACGCGATCGAGCGACTACTCCGGCCACGGCCCGATACTCGATGATTTAATGATGGCGACCGAAGAGCGACGGACGACACATATTACCTATCAGTCGCAGCGTTCGACCGAGCCTCTCACCTATGATGTCTGGCCATATCATCTAAAAGAGTTCCGAGGCTCGTTTTATTTGATCGCCCAGTCGCATCAGCACGATGAAATCCGCACGTTTAAGGTCGACCGTATTTCCAATGTCCATGTCGACAATTTCCCATTTCCAGAGCCGAAAAGTTTTGATCCTGAGAGATTTTTTAAGAACTCGTTCGGCATCTTCAGTAGCGACGGTCCGCCGATCACCGTGCGGATTCGCTTCGAATCTGCGGTTCGTCGCTTTGTCGAAGAACACCAGTGGGGTTCCTGCAGGCGTCTTGAACCGCAACATGACGGGTCGCTGCTCGGAGTCTTCGTGGTAACCGATCTTGAGGAAATCGAAAGCTTCGTGATGAGCTTTGGCGGACAAGCCATCGTCTTGGAGCCGGATGAATTAAAGTCGACGGTGCGCACTGCCGCGATTCGAATGGCGAAAGCTCATTCGGGTGAAGACGATGCTGCAGCCTCGATTTCCTCTTCGCAGGCTCTGGCGAGGAGCGAAACTTGA
- a CDS encoding helix-turn-helix domain-containing protein, whose product MSDDQEPPLLTLKQASQRFGISVSTLRRWARRGEIAYLQAGRGGTIRIPADALEDLMNRPTPRSPAPHPTEPRAGGIPDWMRR is encoded by the coding sequence ATGTCTGACGATCAAGAACCGCCGTTGTTGACGCTGAAGCAGGCTTCTCAGCGATTCGGCATCTCAGTCTCCACGCTTCGCCGTTGGGCTCGACGGGGCGAAATCGCGTACCTGCAGGCCGGCCGCGGAGGAACGATCCGCATACCAGCGGACGCTCTCGAAGACTTGATGAACCGGCCGACCCCACGATCCCCCGCTCCGCATCCCACGGAGCCTCGCGCGGGCGGCATACCCGATTGGATGCGCCGCTAA
- a CDS encoding tyrosine-type recombinase/integrase — translation MPALVKPNVKLVKPTGSDTYCFRPTEVKSILEYCRNNEKLIWIYQLIAVLASTGMRIGEAQSLRWTDIALNTQSLTVPDERASHRKRRLGSARTAKGKRGRSVPLGSNTIQILSELDRHQDGYVFHGPLGGRLKPDTVRNILVRDVLTMLKSRFPTLPGDIGFEHGRLHSFRHYFVSQAFAHGASEGQVKDWVGHRDSEMVACYRHQFDDANRQRIDQIPFI, via the coding sequence TTGCCAGCGTTGGTGAAACCCAATGTCAAACTCGTCAAGCCGACCGGGAGCGACACGTACTGTTTCCGGCCGACAGAAGTGAAATCGATCCTCGAATACTGCCGGAACAATGAAAAGTTGATTTGGATTTATCAATTGATTGCCGTGCTGGCTTCGACCGGCATGCGGATCGGAGAGGCTCAGAGTCTGCGTTGGACCGACATCGCTCTCAATACCCAGAGCCTGACTGTTCCCGATGAGCGAGCAAGTCACCGAAAACGCAGGCTGGGTTCAGCACGGACGGCCAAAGGAAAACGCGGCCGGAGTGTACCGCTCGGTTCCAACACTATTCAGATTCTAAGTGAACTCGATCGACACCAGGACGGCTACGTATTTCACGGTCCGCTGGGCGGTCGTCTCAAGCCCGATACGGTTCGCAATATTCTCGTGCGGGATGTGCTGACAATGCTGAAGTCTCGATTCCCGACGCTACCTGGGGACATCGGGTTCGAGCACGGTCGATTGCACAGCTTTCGCCACTACTTTGTCAGCCAGGCCTTCGCCCACGGGGCGTCAGAGGGACAGGTCAAAGATTGGGTCGGTCACCGGGACAGCGAAATGGTCGCCTGCTACCGGCACCAATTCGACGACGCGAACCGGCAGCGTATTGACCAAATCCCGTTTATCTAG
- a CDS encoding carbonic anhydrase: protein MLRTVLPAVALCGLIVAAAYPFRIQVNSAGAEEAATDSTKVRNVTAQEALVRLKEGNQRFAEEHSTHPHEERTWRLSLESGQHPFATILGCADSRVCPELIFDQGLGDLFVIRVAGNVVDPDVAGSIEYAVHHLKTRLIVVLGHEHCGAVTAAFEELDKGMDEPIEVKRLLRSIAPGIEAIPKSLKHDERVHRGVTANVRHSIEELRRIKDLRNAEKTGEVKIVGAVYDLHNGRIRFLD from the coding sequence ATGCTTCGTACCGTCCTGCCCGCTGTGGCACTTTGCGGCTTGATCGTCGCCGCGGCCTATCCCTTTCGCATTCAGGTGAATTCGGCCGGGGCCGAAGAGGCAGCCACCGATTCAACCAAGGTTCGCAACGTGACTGCCCAAGAGGCCCTTGTCCGCTTGAAAGAGGGCAATCAACGATTTGCCGAAGAGCATTCGACCCATCCCCACGAAGAGCGAACGTGGCGGCTGTCGCTCGAATCAGGCCAGCATCCCTTCGCCACGATCCTTGGCTGCGCCGACTCACGCGTTTGTCCCGAATTGATCTTCGACCAGGGGCTGGGTGACCTGTTCGTGATTCGAGTGGCGGGCAATGTGGTCGACCCGGACGTCGCCGGCAGCATCGAGTATGCGGTGCATCACCTGAAGACCCGGCTCATTGTGGTGCTGGGCCACGAACATTGCGGGGCCGTTACCGCCGCGTTCGAAGAATTGGACAAGGGCATGGACGAGCCGATCGAGGTCAAGCGGCTCCTGCGATCGATCGCCCCGGGCATCGAGGCAATTCCAAAGAGTTTGAAGCACGACGAACGTGTCCACCGCGGCGTCACCGCCAACGTCCGACACAGCATCGAAGAACTGCGAAGAATCAAAGACTTGCGCAACGCCGAGAAAACAGGCGAAGTCAAGATCGTCGGCGCCGTCTACGATCTGCACAACGGCCGAATCCGATTCCTCGATTGA
- the ispG gene encoding (E)-4-hydroxy-3-methylbut-2-enyl-diphosphate synthase yields the protein MDLPRNPTREVKVGSITIGGGHPIAVQSMTATKTTNIDATVQQANDLVAAGADVVRIAVDSKKEAAALLEIAKQTEANISIDLQENYRLAEVVAPHVAKLRYNPGHLYHHERDKPWQEKVRYIAGVATDNDCALRVGVNCGSVDPAKKDKYDPADSISPMLESALDHCEFLDSIGFTRFVVSLKDSDPAKVIEVNQRFAAERPEVPLHLGVTEAGMPPDGIIKTRIAFEQLISKGIGDTIRVSLTVPNDRKGEEIAAGRGIIEDIKSGRVRTVVVLDPTKMNIISCPSCSRVENEAFVDLAADVKKMTEYAKDHAITIAVMGCRVNGPGETDDADLGLWCAPNYVNLKKGEETLGRYPYDEILGKLKAELDKLIEEKSGVGV from the coding sequence GTGGACCTTCCTCGCAACCCCACCCGCGAAGTCAAAGTCGGATCGATCACGATTGGAGGCGGCCACCCGATCGCCGTCCAGTCGATGACTGCCACGAAAACGACCAACATCGACGCCACCGTCCAGCAGGCAAACGACCTCGTGGCCGCGGGGGCCGACGTCGTGCGGATCGCCGTCGATTCCAAAAAGGAAGCGGCTGCGCTGCTGGAGATCGCGAAGCAGACCGAGGCGAACATCTCGATCGACCTGCAGGAGAACTACCGCCTCGCCGAGGTCGTCGCCCCGCACGTGGCGAAACTCCGCTACAACCCCGGGCACCTTTACCATCACGAACGCGACAAGCCCTGGCAGGAGAAGGTTCGCTACATCGCCGGCGTCGCGACCGACAACGACTGCGCCCTCCGCGTCGGCGTGAACTGCGGCTCTGTCGACCCGGCCAAGAAGGACAAATACGACCCCGCCGACAGCATTTCGCCGATGCTCGAGAGCGCCCTCGACCACTGCGAGTTCCTCGACTCGATCGGCTTCACCCGCTTCGTCGTGAGCCTCAAGGATTCCGACCCGGCCAAGGTAATTGAAGTCAATCAGCGATTCGCCGCCGAGCGTCCGGAAGTTCCACTGCACCTCGGCGTGACCGAAGCGGGCATGCCCCCCGACGGGATCATTAAGACCCGCATCGCCTTCGAGCAATTAATTTCGAAGGGAATCGGCGACACGATCCGCGTCTCGCTCACCGTTCCTAATGATCGAAAAGGCGAAGAAATCGCCGCGGGTCGGGGCATCATTGAGGACATTAAGAGCGGCCGCGTCCGCACCGTCGTGGTACTCGACCCGACCAAGATGAACATCATCAGCTGCCCGAGCTGCAGCCGGGTCGAAAACGAGGCCTTCGTCGACCTCGCCGCCGATGTGAAAAAGATGACCGAATACGCCAAAGACCACGCGATCACAATCGCCGTCATGGGCTGCCGAGTCAACGGCCCCGGCGAAACGGATGACGCCGACCTCGGCCTCTGGTGCGCCCCGAACTATGTGAACCTTAAAAAAGGTGAGGAAACGTTGGGCCGGTATCCGTATGATGAAATCCTCGGGAAGCTGAAGGCGGAGCTGGATAAGCTGATTGAGGAGAAGAGCGGGGTTGGGGTGTAG
- a CDS encoding toll/interleukin-1 receptor domain-containing protein — translation MSHIFVSYRREDSNWATDRLIGKLRERFGQGSVFHDIDSIEPGHDFRDVLEERLSSCSILLVVVGAGWANATDRHGKRRLTYSDDWVRVEIETALSKKDVVVIPVVLRPAVMPQVDEVPASLADFCFRQELAIFPGSDFEIGFSKLVRSIDRVLRSKGIQLDGDRYRMERGVRRIGRRSLKIGVFISLATVFVIVAAVFALTRGFEFTGVTVGESQQASEADRKDLDRVVKRFTSNPIVPRRESSVEEREVLALGRPDYSNFEIRFDERIWSFQHFDPKTVTESSSYVSAMISDRTLLMVKTSPVKQLRFQSRTTGKDLVFSPKAGCPPSHVESDGSLVDTGIFRTRSKHLCFDVSQIEINEEFSITYRTIYWDAEEEEEPWFGAMSYAGCLRMRIIAIGSEPSFFRNVERKKCSSFDSPLEDCHDGVYVTNDDDSAFLWNMPDPEPFKIYMFFF, via the coding sequence ATGTCGCATATCTTTGTTTCGTACCGGCGAGAAGATAGCAATTGGGCGACCGACCGCCTTATAGGAAAATTGCGAGAGCGTTTCGGACAAGGTTCAGTCTTTCATGACATCGATAGTATCGAGCCAGGCCATGATTTTCGCGATGTTCTTGAGGAGCGACTTTCATCCTGCTCGATTCTTCTTGTGGTCGTAGGTGCCGGTTGGGCTAATGCAACTGATCGCCACGGAAAACGACGGCTGACTTATTCTGACGATTGGGTCCGCGTTGAGATCGAGACAGCGCTCTCAAAAAAAGATGTTGTAGTCATTCCGGTAGTACTCAGGCCAGCAGTGATGCCGCAAGTCGATGAGGTACCGGCCTCGCTGGCCGATTTCTGCTTTCGACAAGAACTTGCAATATTTCCCGGGAGTGACTTTGAGATCGGATTTTCAAAATTGGTCCGGTCTATTGATCGGGTCTTACGATCTAAAGGTATTCAATTAGACGGAGATCGTTATAGGATGGAGCGTGGTGTCCGACGAATAGGGCGACGGTCGCTAAAGATCGGCGTCTTTATCTCACTCGCAACGGTTTTTGTTATCGTCGCGGCGGTTTTCGCTCTTACACGTGGCTTCGAATTTACAGGTGTAACTGTTGGCGAATCGCAACAGGCGAGTGAGGCCGACCGCAAAGACCTTGACCGCGTCGTTAAGAGATTTACTTCTAACCCAATTGTTCCGCGTCGCGAGTCTTCAGTTGAGGAGCGTGAAGTGTTGGCGTTAGGCCGACCAGATTACTCGAATTTCGAAATTCGCTTTGATGAACGCATTTGGAGTTTCCAACATTTTGATCCCAAAACAGTTACAGAATCGTCGAGCTATGTATCTGCGATGATTTCGGATCGAACATTGCTTATGGTCAAAACATCTCCAGTTAAGCAGCTCCGGTTTCAATCACGAACTACTGGAAAAGACTTGGTGTTTTCTCCGAAGGCCGGATGTCCGCCGAGTCACGTAGAATCAGACGGAAGCCTCGTTGACACAGGGATTTTCCGGACAAGATCGAAACATCTTTGTTTCGATGTATCGCAGATCGAGATCAACGAAGAGTTTTCGATTACATATCGGACCATCTACTGGGACGCGGAAGAAGAAGAGGAACCGTGGTTCGGCGCGATGAGTTATGCAGGTTGTTTACGAATGAGAATCATAGCAATCGGATCAGAGCCAAGTTTTTTTCGAAACGTTGAACGTAAGAAATGCAGTAGTTTTGATTCGCCGTTGGAGGACTGCCATGATGGAGTATATGTCACGAATGATGATGACTCGGCATTTCTATGGAATATGCCTGATCCAGAGCCATTTAAGATATATATGTTTTTCTTTTAA
- a CDS encoding DUF1592 domain-containing protein gives MKYRQTLQGLIIALLVLDTVSQTAAYAKDLPTHQRFIEAHCAGCHGEFLAEAKLNLESLPMPREAPDKAELWQQVVDRLTLGDMPPADSEQPAEADKLAVIKLLRGELEHVRELRKSSAEVVLRRLNRNEFNNAMRDLTGLDLRLGDRFPADVAVDGFDNVGEALTVSPYLMEQYIETVEEWLDTAIVTERPEAVNVKLYEYQGGMGGVDLENYRRPRTFADLSPDEQEVARTKNVKGNYFNGGKVNSYIAKFEWYYINVPHEGRYRFKVLMSGRRSTAEQPMPQIRFVAASGPIGSLTVDCPAGQLGEPKWYEFEAWLPAGVYNFRGEFLNPEPNEVRGRRKKNIDEYVPTFFRVHWVDIRGPLYGSWPPEFTQRLLPPELIDVRDEQASARRVLQRMMRKAWRRPIKSNEVEAMLKLFDAERPHVDSFEQAIQPPLTAILSSPHFLYLVEPQKSESSKRLNDFELASRLSFFIWGSLPDDKLLSLAEKGKLGDETTLSSQLERMLASPKADAFLVNFVGQWLKLRDLGSISPDRRRFPTYNPWLEESMRTETREFVRELINQDLSVLNLIDSDFTILNDELARHYGIEGVEGGQFRRVRLDDDSLRGGVLTQASILTLTADGKETSPIHRGKWILDCFLGTPLPPPPPYVPELEEAEKNSSRELKTIRQKLAAHREAAACAGCHSKMDPLGFALEPFDPVGVFREYKDAKAKSSTEAFGELPNGVEFNGPQEFKEVLLTQRSEVFLRGLTTKLLTYALGRQVGFSDRGEVDAIVKRVKSDDYRMRTLLIEVVTSDAFRSF, from the coding sequence ATGAAATATCGGCAGACGCTTCAAGGCCTGATCATTGCGTTGTTGGTACTCGACACTGTGTCGCAGACCGCGGCTTACGCGAAAGATCTACCGACGCATCAGCGGTTTATTGAAGCGCACTGTGCTGGCTGTCATGGCGAGTTTCTGGCCGAGGCCAAGCTGAATCTGGAGTCGCTGCCGATGCCGCGTGAGGCGCCGGACAAAGCTGAGTTGTGGCAACAGGTGGTCGACCGATTGACGCTCGGTGATATGCCTCCGGCCGATTCCGAGCAGCCTGCGGAAGCGGATAAATTGGCGGTGATCAAACTACTTCGCGGCGAACTGGAACACGTTCGCGAGTTACGGAAGTCCTCCGCTGAGGTGGTGCTCCGTCGGCTGAATCGCAACGAATTTAATAATGCGATGCGTGACCTCACGGGACTTGACCTGCGGCTCGGGGATCGATTCCCCGCGGACGTCGCGGTGGATGGTTTCGACAATGTGGGCGAAGCGTTGACGGTTTCGCCGTATTTGATGGAGCAGTATATCGAAACCGTCGAAGAGTGGCTCGATACGGCAATTGTGACTGAGCGTCCTGAAGCGGTCAATGTGAAATTGTACGAGTATCAAGGCGGGATGGGCGGGGTTGATCTCGAGAACTACCGACGACCCCGCACGTTCGCCGATCTTTCACCCGACGAGCAGGAGGTCGCCCGCACGAAAAATGTCAAGGGGAATTATTTTAATGGCGGGAAGGTCAATTCGTATATTGCAAAGTTCGAGTGGTATTACATCAACGTGCCTCACGAGGGTCGCTATCGATTCAAGGTATTAATGAGCGGACGGCGGTCGACAGCCGAGCAACCGATGCCGCAAATCCGATTCGTCGCCGCCTCCGGGCCGATCGGCTCGTTGACTGTCGACTGCCCGGCGGGACAGTTAGGCGAGCCAAAGTGGTACGAATTCGAGGCTTGGCTTCCAGCGGGCGTTTACAATTTCCGAGGCGAGTTTCTTAATCCGGAACCGAACGAAGTTCGGGGTCGTCGTAAGAAGAACATCGACGAGTATGTACCAACTTTCTTCCGTGTGCACTGGGTCGATATTCGCGGACCGCTCTACGGGTCGTGGCCGCCTGAGTTCACGCAGAGACTTCTTCCGCCGGAATTAATTGACGTTCGCGATGAGCAGGCTTCCGCCAGAAGAGTGCTTCAGCGAATGATGCGGAAAGCGTGGCGGCGACCGATTAAATCAAATGAAGTCGAAGCGATGCTGAAACTGTTCGACGCCGAACGCCCGCACGTCGATTCGTTCGAGCAAGCAATACAGCCACCACTGACCGCCATTCTGTCCTCGCCGCACTTTCTTTATTTGGTGGAACCGCAAAAGTCGGAATCCTCGAAGCGGCTCAACGACTTCGAATTGGCGTCAAGACTGTCGTTCTTTATTTGGGGCAGCCTGCCGGACGATAAACTTCTATCTTTGGCTGAGAAGGGCAAACTCGGCGACGAAACAACGCTGTCGTCACAACTCGAGCGAATGCTGGCGAGTCCGAAAGCCGACGCGTTTCTCGTGAATTTCGTAGGCCAATGGCTGAAACTCCGGGATCTCGGTTCGATCTCACCCGATCGGCGTCGGTTTCCCACTTATAATCCGTGGCTTGAGGAAAGCATGCGAACTGAGACGCGGGAGTTTGTGCGAGAGTTGATCAATCAGGATTTGAGCGTTCTCAATCTAATTGATTCCGATTTCACAATTCTTAACGACGAACTCGCCCGCCACTACGGGATTGAAGGCGTTGAAGGCGGTCAGTTCCGGCGAGTCCGACTGGACGACGACAGCCTCCGCGGCGGGGTACTGACCCAGGCGAGCATTCTGACGTTGACCGCTGACGGAAAAGAGACCTCGCCCATCCACCGCGGCAAGTGGATTCTCGACTGTTTTCTCGGCACTCCGCTGCCTCCGCCGCCACCTTATGTTCCTGAACTGGAAGAGGCGGAGAAAAATTCATCGAGAGAATTAAAAACGATTCGACAGAAGCTCGCCGCACATCGCGAGGCCGCCGCTTGCGCGGGCTGCCATTCCAAGATGGACCCGCTTGGCTTCGCACTCGAACCCTTCGATCCGGTGGGCGTTTTTCGTGAATATAAAGATGCCAAGGCGAAGTCTTCGACGGAGGCGTTCGGCGAACTCCCGAACGGTGTCGAATTCAATGGTCCGCAGGAATTCAAGGAAGTACTATTAACGCAGCGTAGCGAAGTGTTCCTCCGCGGGCTGACCACCAAATTACTGACGTATGCACTCGGCCGACAGGTTGGATTTTCCGACCGGGGCGAGGTCGACGCGATTGTCAAACGAGTTAAGTCGGACGATTATCGGATGCGGACGCTGCTTATAGAGGTCGTCACGAGCGACGCCTTTCGGTCTTTTTAA